In one Misgurnus anguillicaudatus chromosome 1, ASM2758022v2, whole genome shotgun sequence genomic region, the following are encoded:
- the gpr37b gene encoding prosaposin receptor GPR37b, producing the protein MQVLLLKTIFFIAGCPHVLLHEENHSAHTKETGSIHFRGLHHGAKHHAKHQATGTPAFDIKQTSENNSKFASHLWLVLDSRSKRYGYSHLMSNRTHTVRQGGTNPHKRYREHKKEEMHGKMPATMGTAGGHNNSKPNSMRWGHERNHRRKRGTKEHHKRTFKRGQKKSTVPLTPPQTYYNALASSLTLWEPLPKPLALTATDFPFDLSQNAEFHTKQVDDPWDATPMTPPYAEDEESELFPNPFYPVTSETYGAYAITIVSALIFAVGIIGNIAIMCVVCHNYYMRSISNALLANLAIWDFALLLFCLPLVVFHELTKTWLLGQFTCKVVPYIEVASLGVTTFTLCALCIDRFRAATNVQMYYEMIENCTSTAAKLGVIWIGALLLALPELLIRQLVAENGDGTLEDPASERCLIRISTSLPDTLYVLGLTYEGARLWWCFGCYFCLPTLFTIGSSVATARRIRRAERGCARGNKKQIRLESQMNCTVVALAIVYGACVVPENVCNMVSAYMAAGVSQSTMALLHLISQLLLFLRAAITPVLLLCLCRPFGRAFLECCCCCCADACGIAAHSSAAGSDDNEHECTTELELSPFSTIRREMSNYTATGSHC; encoded by the exons ATGCAGGTGCTGCTTTTAAAAACGATCTTTTTCATAGCTGGATGCCCACATGTTCTGCTGCATGAAGAAAATCACAGTGCACACACCAAAGAAACTGGCAGCATTCATTTTAGGGGTCTTCATCATGGTGCCAAGCATCATGCAAAGCATCAAGCTACAGGTACGCCTGCCTTTGACATCAAACAGACTTCAGAGAACAACAGTAAGTTTGCCTCTCATCTCTGGCTGGTTTTAGACAGCAGAAGTAAACGGTATGGATACAGTCATCTCATGTCAAACAGAACACACACGGTCCGGCAGGGTGGAACAAACCCACACAAACGCTATCGGGAACATAAAAAGGAGGAGATGCATGGTAAGATGCCCGCTACCATGGGAACTGCAGGTGGACACAATAACTCCAAGCCGAATTCAATGAGGTGGGGACACGAGAGAAACCACAGACGCAAAAGGGGTACAAAGGAACACCACAAGAGAACGTTTAAGAGGGGCCAGAAGAAAAGCACCGTCCCTCTGACACCACCCCAAACTTATTATAATGCCCTGGCATCCTCTTTAACCCTTTGGGAACCGCTACCTAAACCCCTGGCACTTACCGCCACCGATTTTCCATTTGATCTTTCCCAAAATGCTGAATTCCACACCAAACAGGTAGACGACCCGTGGGACGCCACGCCAATGACTCCTCCATATGCAGAGGATGAGGAAAGTGAACTGTTCCCCAATCCTTTCTACCCCGTTACCAGCGAGACATATGGAGCGTATGCAATCACTATTGTCTCAGCCCTTATTTTTGCCGTGGGAATAATCGGGAACATAGCAATAATGTGTGTCGTGTGCCATAATTACTACATGAGGAGCATCTCAAATGCTCTTCTCGCCAACCTGGCCATTTGGGACTTTGCACTGCTTTTGTTTTGCCTGCCTTTGGTGGTGTTTCACGAACTGACTAAGACCTGGCTGCTGGGCCAGTTCACCTGTAAAGTGGTACCGTATATAGAG GTGGCATCTTTAGGCGTGACGACCTTTACCCTCTGCGCGCTCTGCATCGATCGATTCCGTGCCGCCACCAATGTCCAGATGTACTACGAGATGATCGAAAACTGCACCTCTACGGCCGCGAAACTAGGCGTCATTTGGATCGGTGCCTTACTTCTTGCCTTGCCCGAGCTGCTGATCCGCCAACTGGTGGCGGAAAACGGAGACGGCACGTTAGAGGATCCCGCTTCGGAACGCTGCCTGATCCGAATCTCTACATCCCTCCCCGACACCCTCTACGTGCTGGGCCTGACATACGAAGGCGCCCGTCTGTGGTGGTGCTTCGGTTGTTATTTCTGCCTGCCCACGCTTTTCACCATCGGCAGCTCGGTGGCCACCGCCCGCAGGATCCGTCGCGCCGAGCGCGGCTGTGCCAGAGGCAACAAGAAGCAGATTCGACTGGAAAGCCAAATGAACTGCACCGTGGTGGCGCTCGCGATCGTGTACGGCGCGTGCGTGGTGCCGGAGAACGTCTGCAATATGGTTTCGGCGTACATGGCGGCAGGCGTGTCGCAGAGCACCATGGCGCTGTTGCACCTGATAAGTCAGCTGCTGCTGTTCCTGCGGGCGGCCATCACACCCGTCCTGCTGCTTTGCCTGTGCAGACCCTTTGGCCGGGCCTTCCTGGAgtgctgctgctgttgttgcGCCGACGCGTGCGGGATAGCGGCCCACTCTTCGGCGGCAGGCAGTGACGACAACGAACACGAGTGCACCACCGAACTGGAGCTGTCTCCGTTCAGCACCATACGTCGGGAAATGTCCAACTACACAGCGACTGGATCTCACTGCTGA